A window of Limnochordia bacterium genomic DNA:
AATACCCCGCCCCTGATCCCGTACTGTAATCTGTAGGGTATCTGCATTAAGAATTGCCATCTCAATCACAACAGTACCAACAGTCTCGGCATAGGCATGAATAACACAATTAGACACTGCCTCGGATACGGCCACCTTAACCTCATCTAGTTCCTCTAGGGTAAAATCTAGCTGGGCGGCAAATACCGCAACCGCAGTCCTGGCAAAGGCCACATTTTCCGCAAGACTGGGAAACTCCATTCGCACATGATTAGTAACTGCAGATTTACTCTCCATAGGAATACCCCTTTATCGAATAATTTCAAAAGCCTGTTTCTCCGACTGGCACATTTCCACAAGCTTCAAGACACCGGAAACCGCAAAGATCTGCTGAACCTGGGGAACTGCTCCCACAATCACTAACTTTCCACCCCGCCCTTGCACTTCCTTGTATCTTCCTAAAATGGCACCTAATCCGGATGAGTCAATAAACTTGACCTGAGTAAGGTTAAGAATAATATGCCGCAAATAGTCATGGTTAGCTAGTTCACCATCAACTTGGCTCCGAAACTGCGGGGCCGTCACCAAATCCAATTCGCCACTGAGCCGTACAAGTAATGCATTACCCCGTTTTTGCGTATTCATATACCCTGGCGACAGAACCACGGATCTTTGTCGCCACACCGCCTTTCGCATAAGATAAGCTTCCTCGCTGCAGCAATGTCAATAACCACATATGTCTATTCCCATATTTGCCGTCTCAAGAATAGTGCTTGTCCAGATCAACACCCCATTTTCTAACGGTTGTTCTTCAAGCACATTACCTTTTAGTAAATTCTGCGCATAGACGGATAATCCTTCTTTTATCTATTCTTGGGCTATTCCAGCAAATTAACTAACATGTCCCGGAGTACATAATAGGCGATATGCAAGATGCTTCCCTTCTTGACTCGACCACTGGTCAAAAGGGGAGCCCTGCCTAATTCCACACCTTCACATCTACACACAAGGTGGCCAACAGCCTCTCCCTTCTCCAAGGGTGCTGCAAGTCCTTCGATAAGTACCGCCTCTACCTCTAGTTGCTCCCTAGTACCCTTAGGAACAGCCACATAGAAATCTTCTCCTAGAACCGCCTCCACCTGGTAAGTAGCACTTAAGGGCACCTTGACCGGTAGTCTGAAGGCCTCCTTTTCTGTTACCAACTGGGCCTGGAAGTTCCGAAAACCGTAGTCAAAAAGCGCGGTTGCCTCTTCTGTCCTCTGCTCTTCATTATCTGCCCCGAGGATCACGGCGATTAGGCGCAGGTTACCTCGTAACGCTGTGGCCCCAATGCAATAGCCCGCTTCTGTAGTCGTACCTGTCTTGATTCCATCTACGCCGATATATCCGTAGGTTTTTCCCCCTACCGTGCGTTCTAGGATTTTATTGAGATTCCACAGCTCGATCTGGGGTTTACGGCCTTCTCTAACGGAATAATGATATGTGGACACATATTCTAAAAAACCAGGCACCGTAATTGCATGCTGGCATAGCCTAGCCATGTCCTTTGCGGTGGAGTAATTGGGCCAATCGGGCTGGGCAGTGTACTTGGCTGGAAGCCCTGTGGAGTTTCCAAAGGAGGTGCTTGTCAGTCCCAGTTCTAGGGCCCGTTGATTCATCTTTAGGACAAAGTCAGCTTCGGTGCCAGCGATATGTTCGGCCAAGGCAACCGCCGCATCATTTGCCGAGCCCACGGCCACACTGTAGACCAACTCGCCTAAGGTCATCTTCTCATAGGGCTCTAGCCAAATCCGAGTGCCCGTCATGCTATTGGCATAAGGGGATGCCACCACTACATCATCTGGGCTAATCTTCCCAAGGGCCATTTCCTCAAGGATTAACACCAGGGTCATGATCTTCGTCAAAGAGGCAATGGCCCTTGGCTCATCAGCATCTTTCTCATAGAGAATCCGACCACTTTTGGCATCCATCAACAAACATGCGGCACTATCTAGATCCATCGCCCGGCTTGGCAAACACAAACTCACCAATAAGCACAGTGCTACCAAAAGCTTTACATATCTCATGTCTTTCCCCTTCCCGCTGTTTTCCTGCATTTAAAACATATTCATTTTTCAGCGGGAATATCACTATCGGGGGCCTTCTAGACGGTCAATGATCAAGCTCTTGATACCTGGTCTCTCCTTCGCGACACAAATACTCTTCTCCAAAATACTACAGGCCTCGGGAAGTGCCTGTTTGTTATTGGTATACAGGTGGGCAAGGGGCTGGCCCTTGTTCACAAAGTCTCCTCTTTTGGCAAGGAGGCGCAATCCTGCGCCAAGGTCTATAGTAGCATCCTTGGTCGCTCGGCCGGCCCCAAGAATCATTGAAGCGGTACCAACCGCTTCCGCGTTGATCTCCGTGATGAAACCCGTAACCTGTGCGGTGAGCGTATGGGTCAGGGAAGCTTGGGGCAGGAGACTGTAATCGGAGATAACCTCCTCAACTCCCCCTTGGGCGCTAACGATCTCTTTGAACTTCGACAAAGCTTGGCCGTTACATAGGTGCTCCTGGGCCATCCTCCGGGCATCCTCAATCCCTAGATCCCTACTTAAGGTCAAAGAACAGGCCGCCAGTTCCACACAGAGCAAAGTCAGATCCAAAGGGCCCTCGCCCTTTAGGGTATCTATAGCCTCTGCCACTTCAAGGCTATTTCCCACACAATAACCGAGGGGTTGGGACATATCGGTAAGTAGGGCCACAGTCCTCACCCCACTAGAAGTACCAATGTCAATCATCAATTGCGCCAGTTTACGGGCTTGGTCGAGGTCTTTCATAAAAGCACCGCTTCCCACCTTAACATCGAGCACAAGGGCTGTGGCGCCACTGGCGATTTTCTTGCTCATGATACTAGCAGCAATTAGAGGGAGACTCTCCACGGTAGCCGTGACATCTCGCAGCTGGTATAGTCTTTGGTCTACAGGCACTAGATCCTGGGTGTGCCCAGCCATTACCCCCATTAGCCGTCTTCCCTGGTTGAGGATCTGGCTTGGCGCAAGCTCAGTGGAAAACCCGGGAATAGACTCAAGCTTATCTACCGTACCACCGGTATGCCCAAGACCCCGTCCCGATAGCTTAACCATCGGAACCCCTAGGGAAGCAAGGAGCGGAACCAAGACAATCGTCGTCTTGTCCCCCACTCCACCGGTGGAATGTTTATCCACCTTCGTACCAGGGATGCTGCTTAAATCCAAACGATCGCTTTGCGCAACCATTGCTTTGGTCAGGGCAAGGGTCTCTTCATTGGATAATCCGTTAAAGTACACCGCCATCAAGAAGGCACTCATCTGGTAATCGGGAATGTGTCCTTTAGCATACTCAACTACAAGCCATTCCATCTCTTCCGTTTGAAGAATCCTACCGTCTCGCTTAGCCTTGATTAAGTCAACGGTTCTCATAGGATGCACCTCCCATAACTGACTTTAGGAAGCTTTGGGCTGCAAAGCGAGGCTCCAATCCAAAGAACTCGCTAATGGTAGCCGCTATATCAGCGAAGGTGTGCCGGATACCAAGATGCACACCCGGCCCTCCCGAAGGACCATAAACAAGAAGAGGGACATACTCCCGGGAATGATCTGTACTTGGAGTTGTAGGATCACAACCGTGATCTGCGGTGATAAAGCAAAGATCATCCTTCCTCAATTGACCAAGAAGCTCTGGGATCCTTATATCCACTTCCTCTAAAGCCTTAGCAAACCCCCAAGGGTCATTTCGATGTCCATAGAGCATATCGAAATCCACACAATTAGCCCAGATGAGACCAGCTTCTGCCTCCTTCAACCAGGTGATTGTCTGGGTCATTACCTCTTGGTTGCTATGGGCAGGTAGTCTTTCGGTAATCCCCTGCCCAGCAAAAATATCAGGGATCTTCCCCACTCCGCAAACCGGGTAGCCCGCGCTGCTTAGGACATCTAACATCGTAGGATGGGGCGGTGGGAGGCTAAAATCCTTGCGCCCTTCAGTACGGGTAAATCCCCTAGTCCCATCCCCAATGAAGGGTCTAGCAATCACCCTTGCGACACCATGCTCCCCCACTAAGAGTCTCCTTGCGACAAGACAAATCTCATAGAGCTCTTTCGGTGGGATAACCTCTTCGTGGGCTGCGATCTGGAATACGCTATCCCCGGAGGTATACACGATGGGCCTTTTGGTGCAGATATGTTCCTCCCCTAATTCCTGAATAATCTGCGTGCCCGATGCAGGGTAATTTCCCAAGGTACCAATACCAATTTCCTCTTCAAAGCGATCTATTAGATCCTTCGGAAATCCCTCAGGATAGGTGGGAAAAGGATGTAGCACAGGAACTCCGGCAATCTCCCAGTGGCCTGTGGTAGTATCTTTTCCAGCGGATAGTTCCTTCATCTTACCGTAGCAACCCAAAGGAACACTAACCTCGCTCACCCCAGGAATATCGATAATATTGCCCAGTCCCAATCTTTCTAGTTGGGGCAGGTGGAGGCCACCCACCGCTGTTGCGGTGTTCTGGAGCGTATTACTCCCTAGATCATCGTACTTATCTGCGTCGGGCAATGCCCCAACGCCGACACCGTCTAAAATCAGAATCACTGCTCGTTTCAATATCCATGCGCCTCCTAGATCCCTAGGCCCGGGGGTGCGTCCGGTTGTATGCACTGCGTAGATGGGCCTTAGTTAAATGAGTGTAGATTTGAGTGGTCGAAATGTCCACATGTCCTAGCATCTCCTGAACCGAACGAAGATCTGCACCATTTTCAAGTAAATGGGTCGCAAAGGAATGACGCAGGGTATGGGGGGATATATCTGCACAAAGACCAGCCGTTCTCGCCGCATCCTTAGTCACCTTCCAGACACTTTGCCGACTTAACCTATTTCCAAAGCGGTTAACAAAGATACACTGGGTCTTTGGGCGGGTATGTATCTCTTTACGATGGACAAAGTAACGATGAAGCCAGTCCAGGGCCACTCTGCCTAAGGGAACCAAGCGTTCCTTGGATCCTTTACCAAGGCAATAGACAAATCCTTCTTCCCAATCCACATCATCTTGTTTGAGGTTAACTAGTTCAGACACCCGTAGCCCCGCACTATACAAGACCTCTAGCATCGCCCGATTGCGGATGCCAATAGCGGTATCTATCGGCATACTCGAAAGAAGCAGATCCACTTCGGCAACCGAAAGAATCTGCGGTAGCAAATGCTCCTGCTTTGGCGCTGTCAGCTGATCCGTAGGCAGGACTTTAAGCTTACCGATTTCGTGATAAAAACCGTAGAAACACCTCAAAGCATTCATACGCCGAGCTGTTGTGGCTGTACTCATCCCCCTTTTACGTAGATCCACCAGGTAGGCTAACACCACCGTTTGATCTACGGCTAGTAAGGGACAATCAAACCCGGACAAAAATGAAACAAAATCCTCCAAATCCGACCGATAGGCCTCCACAGTATTTGGGGAAAGCCCCCGCTCTAACGCCAGATAGTTCACAAAACCCACTAATTCCTCGGACATCCTGCTACCCCCACCCTACCTTCATTAACCATATTGTACCACGACATACACCCCCTTCACCAACCGGGCGGGTATGTTTGGGGTGTATTTAGGTTGTTTTGGAGATCGGGGAAGCATAGAAAGGATACGTAGGCCCTAGGGCAAGCTAGGTGAACACTTAAAGGAGTGATCACGTAGATATCTGTGCCTTGCGGCTGCTCCCGAAAGCTCAGGGACTTACCGAAACCATAATAGCAGCTTACCCATGCTCCAGGAATCTAGTTCCAAGGAAGCCAACAAGTTAGATAGGCTACGCATCAGCAAGGGGGTAATATGAGTCTCCACCAGAACCCCGATCACTAAGAGCCCACAGCCAATAAGCAGGTGGAGCAGGTTGAGCACAAACTGAGGAAACATGGCTGAACGATCCTTTGAGATCAGCATCTTCAACGCAGCAAAGGAGAACGTCAGAGAAGAAGTAGCAATCAATATAATCACTGGAATAATCACCAAGTTGTGCGGACCAATGGTGCCAAGGGAAAACACTATACCCTTCCAACTCATCTGTTGGACAATGAAGCCACCGGTAAACCCAAGGACAAATCCCCGTAGAAACACGATCACGACTATTAGCGGGCTACCAATAATGGTTAGTCCCAAAACCCAAACCAAAAGCGCCGTGAACACAATATTGTATAGCAGCGAGTGCAGAAACACAGACCCTCCGGAATTTTCTGTGGCATCCTTCTGGGAAAAGCCTGCCCAAAACCCGGATAACTCCTCTCGATAGGAGGGCTCCATAGTGTTGATGGCAATAACACCAAAGATGAACCCCATGATGCAAATGATACTCACAAATAATAGAGCAATTCTGCGGGTCATAATGTAATTGCGGATGAGAACGTCGGTTTTTGTACTCAAGGCCGTCTAATCCTCCCTCAAGAAGTCCTGTCCATACAATCTATGCAGACAAGTTCTAAATTAGACGGTTGAGAATGAACTGAGTCTAGAAAACAAAACTCCGGCTGGTTAACAAATATCGGAAAGTAGTACCTGAACCAACAACTCAAAGCGAATCATTGAATCCCCAACAACGATACAGGTGAAGTACTTCTTTGTTGACAAACCCGCGTATAATGCAAGCGGGATCATCACGCCGCAATTGGATATCGCAAGAGACATGACTCCTCAACGCCAAATAGAGGCACCACAATGTACGGCTGCTAACAGTCTGTCCAGATCCACATGTTTCAACAGTGCACAGTTACCAGACTCATGGGTCCTCTAACACCAGTTTTCCATAAATACCCCCGGCACCGGAAATAATGCGAAATTGGCCCTTACGTACCTGGATGATCCGCAAAGCCAATCGATGACCAACGACTGCGGCTAACTCATCTGCGGTGGCACGATCCAGGATGTACTCCTCGCTGGGGAAGGCAGCCAACAGGAGCTTTCGGGTTTTTGGACCAATCCCTGGGATGAAGCTGAGAGGATAGCGGTGGTAATACGGAGGACGATAATCTGGATGCTGGGGTAGTGGAAGATCCTTAGCTTCAAGGATATAATCATATACCCCCTGTACAACCCGGGAATGATCACATGCGTCTGTACCAATGCGCCCACACTCCCGGCACAGGGTCCTGTGGTACTTACCCAAAGCTGGATTGAGCCCACGGTTTGCCACAATACCCCGCCCCTGCTTTCTTTGACAAGCCAGCACTAGTTCAGCAGAATCTGGTTTCTCCAGGGAGAGTATATTGTACTCCCGGGCAATTGTCCCTAGGGAGTGGGCATCGGAATTGGTCAAAAAGGAGTAGTGCTGAAGCTCGCTAAATTGGTCAGCTAAAGCTGTATCAGCGCTAAGACCAAGCTCGACAGCTAAAAGCTGGTCTGCTCGCCTTAAGCCGAAGGCCTGCTTGAGGGTACTATGACATGCACCATAGATACTCTTGAAGGGTGTAAAGATATGGGCAGGAATTAGGACACCTTGGCAGACTGCCACCAAATTCATGAAGTCCCCAGGGGAGATTCTCACCCGTTGGGTGCTTAAATTACGGTTAGTTACTAGACCATCGAGACGAGCACCAAAGGCACGAAGCGCCTCGAGGTGAGGAAAAAAGGCCAGACAATGGGCCCTGCCCGCTCCAATGGCCAACTCCACTTCCACGCCCAAAAGCACCGTAAGTCTATCGGCAAACAGGATCCCTCCGCCGGATAGGGGAGATCCCCACCCTTCTTCTATTAGCCTAGTCAGATCATCGATTACCACTGGACAGGCGGAATCCACGATTCCAACTAAATCCAGTTTACCGCTAGTCAAAAGGTAGTCAATAATGCCCCGCAGGGTCAGGTCTTTACCCGCAGGAATCTTGACAACCTGCCCATTTTCGGCAAACCCCACATGCACGTGGAGATCAACCTTATACTCCTGCAACTTGCCGGTGCCCCCTAAACAGATCCAGATACTATTCCGTTAATCTTTCTTAGCTAACTCCACTGCTAAGCCACCGGCCGCGGCTGCGGCCATAAAAAACTCCCGGTCCTCGCCGAAGGAGCGACCCATGGTACTAAGGGCGATACCCTCTTCTTTCATCTGCTCCTCCAGAAAAGCCGTATCCTGCTCCACAAATCGGTGACGCTCTTCTAGTCCAGCCTTTTCTAGTTGGGAATAAACGTGGGCCCGCATTTCGCCATGTAGCTTGGGTAGTCCAACATAGACGGGCACATGTAGCCCATCGGTTAACACCGTAAGGGTATGGTGGCTAATCCCGTAATGGCGGGACCTTGGGTCGGCAAAACTTATCCGGGGAATGACAACCGGAATTCCTTTCAAAGAAGCGGTGGCATGCAGGATGCTGGCTTGCTCCATGGCAGTGGTCCCCCATTTAGTATCGGTACCCACTACCCCAGGGCCCATGCAGACTATGGCGTAATCTGCTTGGGCAACCGCTTTGGCCACGATAAGAGCGCTGTAGATGTTAACGGCTTCATAATCCCCACCGAAGGCATGACCACAGGTAATGGTGGTACTAATCAGTCCTTTCTTCTTTAGAGACCGAACTAGATCACTAAAGACTAAGGGAAGACATCCCCCG
This region includes:
- the spoIIAB gene encoding anti-sigma F factor, coding for MESKSAVTNHVRMEFPSLAENVAFARTAVAVFAAQLDFTLEELDEVKVAVSEAVSNCVIHAYAETVGTVVIEMAILNADTLQITVRDQGRGIKNVDQALEPTYTTLPEERMGLGLAFINMYMDEVVLDSTVGVGTTVHMKKQKAGEKD
- a CDS encoding anti-sigma factor antagonist (This anti-anti-sigma factor, or anti-sigma factor antagonist, belongs to a family that includes characterized members SpoIIAA, RsbV, RsfA, and RsfB.); its protein translation is MRKAVWRQRSVVLSPGYMNTQKRGNALLVRLSGELDLVTAPQFRSQVDGELANHDYLRHIILNLTQVKFIDSSGLGAILGRYKEVQGRGGKLVIVGAVPQVQQIFAVSGVLKLVEMCQSEKQAFEIIR
- a CDS encoding D-alanyl-D-alanine carboxypeptidase, which gives rise to MRYVKLLVALCLLVSLCLPSRAMDLDSAACLLMDAKSGRILYEKDADEPRAIASLTKIMTLVLILEEMALGKISPDDVVVASPYANSMTGTRIWLEPYEKMTLGELVYSVAVGSANDAAVALAEHIAGTEADFVLKMNQRALELGLTSTSFGNSTGLPAKYTAQPDWPNYSTAKDMARLCQHAITVPGFLEYVSTYHYSVREGRKPQIELWNLNKILERTVGGKTYGYIGVDGIKTGTTTEAGYCIGATALRGNLRLIAVILGADNEEQRTEEATALFDYGFRNFQAQLVTEKEAFRLPVKVPLSATYQVEAVLGEDFYVAVPKGTREQLEVEAVLIEGLAAPLEKGEAVGHLVCRCEGVELGRAPLLTSGRVKKGSILHIAYYVLRDMLVNLLE
- a CDS encoding thymidine phosphorylase; amino-acid sequence: MRTVDLIKAKRDGRILQTEEMEWLVVEYAKGHIPDYQMSAFLMAVYFNGLSNEETLALTKAMVAQSDRLDLSSIPGTKVDKHSTGGVGDKTTIVLVPLLASLGVPMVKLSGRGLGHTGGTVDKLESIPGFSTELAPSQILNQGRRLMGVMAGHTQDLVPVDQRLYQLRDVTATVESLPLIAASIMSKKIASGATALVLDVKVGSGAFMKDLDQARKLAQLMIDIGTSSGVRTVALLTDMSQPLGYCVGNSLEVAEAIDTLKGEGPLDLTLLCVELAACSLTLSRDLGIEDARRMAQEHLCNGQALSKFKEIVSAQGGVEEVISDYSLLPQASLTHTLTAQVTGFITEINAEAVGTASMILGAGRATKDATIDLGAGLRLLAKRGDFVNKGQPLAHLYTNNKQALPEACSILEKSICVAKERPGIKSLIIDRLEGPR
- a CDS encoding phosphopentomutase, with translation MKRAVILILDGVGVGALPDADKYDDLGSNTLQNTATAVGGLHLPQLERLGLGNIIDIPGVSEVSVPLGCYGKMKELSAGKDTTTGHWEIAGVPVLHPFPTYPEGFPKDLIDRFEEEIGIGTLGNYPASGTQIIQELGEEHICTKRPIVYTSGDSVFQIAAHEEVIPPKELYEICLVARRLLVGEHGVARVIARPFIGDGTRGFTRTEGRKDFSLPPPHPTMLDVLSSAGYPVCGVGKIPDIFAGQGITERLPAHSNQEVMTQTITWLKEAEAGLIWANCVDFDMLYGHRNDPWGFAKALEEVDIRIPELLGQLRKDDLCFITADHGCDPTTPSTDHSREYVPLLVYGPSGGPGVHLGIRHTFADIAATISEFFGLEPRFAAQSFLKSVMGGASYENR
- the xerD gene encoding site-specific tyrosine recombinase XerD, whose product is MSEELVGFVNYLALERGLSPNTVEAYRSDLEDFVSFLSGFDCPLLAVDQTVVLAYLVDLRKRGMSTATTARRMNALRCFYGFYHEIGKLKVLPTDQLTAPKQEHLLPQILSVAEVDLLLSSMPIDTAIGIRNRAMLEVLYSAGLRVSELVNLKQDDVDWEEGFVYCLGKGSKERLVPLGRVALDWLHRYFVHRKEIHTRPKTQCIFVNRFGNRLSRQSVWKVTKDAARTAGLCADISPHTLRHSFATHLLENGADLRSVQEMLGHVDISTTQIYTHLTKAHLRSAYNRTHPRA
- the spoIIM gene encoding stage II sporulation protein M, whose translation is MSTKTDVLIRNYIMTRRIALLFVSIICIMGFIFGVIAINTMEPSYREELSGFWAGFSQKDATENSGGSVFLHSLLYNIVFTALLVWVLGLTIIGSPLIVVIVFLRGFVLGFTGGFIVQQMSWKGIVFSLGTIGPHNLVIIPVIILIATSSLTFSFAALKMLISKDRSAMFPQFVLNLLHLLIGCGLLVIGVLVETHITPLLMRSLSNLLASLELDSWSMGKLLLWFR
- a CDS encoding endonuclease Q family protein; translation: MQEYKVDLHVHVGFAENGQVVKIPAGKDLTLRGIIDYLLTSGKLDLVGIVDSACPVVIDDLTRLIEEGWGSPLSGGGILFADRLTVLLGVEVELAIGAGRAHCLAFFPHLEALRAFGARLDGLVTNRNLSTQRVRISPGDFMNLVAVCQGVLIPAHIFTPFKSIYGACHSTLKQAFGLRRADQLLAVELGLSADTALADQFSELQHYSFLTNSDAHSLGTIAREYNILSLEKPDSAELVLACQRKQGRGIVANRGLNPALGKYHRTLCRECGRIGTDACDHSRVVQGVYDYILEAKDLPLPQHPDYRPPYYHRYPLSFIPGIGPKTRKLLLAAFPSEEYILDRATADELAAVVGHRLALRIIQVRKGQFRIISGAGGIYGKLVLEDP
- a CDS encoding DUF3866 family protein, which encodes MIRIRRGRVLSVDERHVGYSKLTVQLDGEKQRAINYDSLTGSVGQGDFVILNTTAQKMGLGTGGYHFVIYVEGNDYREINEEGHIFKLRYTPQQIKVLSAEEEESPHHDLVAGCQEISGMPVLAGSLHSQVAPAALAIAALAEPGTQVAYIMTDGGCLPLVFSDLVRSLKKKGLISTTITCGHAFGGDYEAVNIYSALIVAKAVAQADYAIVCMGPGVVGTDTKWGTTAMEQASILHATASLKGIPVVIPRISFADPRSRHYGISHHTLTVLTDGLHVPVYVGLPKLHGEMRAHVYSQLEKAGLEERHRFVEQDTAFLEEQMKEEGIALSTMGRSFGEDREFFMAAAAAGGLAVELAKKD